The following coding sequences lie in one Mycobacterium gordonae genomic window:
- a CDS encoding TetR/AcrR family transcriptional regulator, protein MTRRRTIPPSDRFRQRKQPKQERAIETRQRILDAAAQVFAEHGYVAGTTNRIAERAGLSIGSFYQYFPNKDAVLRALMDEHVDAGTKLLSERLAAGLPPRLDETLRLFVRTTIDNHRENPRLHRVLFEEAPKAPAFLAQLRELEQFTVNLANQLLQQHPDRRASRLTAHVVVATIDSLVHRLITSAEPADFQEVEDEIVALLMGYLESGPRNSPSVMGPECPC, encoded by the coding sequence TTGACCAGGAGACGCACCATCCCTCCCAGCGACCGATTTCGGCAGCGTAAGCAGCCCAAACAGGAGCGGGCCATCGAGACCAGGCAACGCATCCTCGATGCCGCGGCTCAGGTTTTCGCCGAGCACGGGTACGTCGCGGGTACTACCAACCGCATCGCCGAACGGGCCGGACTCTCGATAGGGTCGTTCTACCAGTACTTTCCCAATAAAGACGCGGTATTGCGGGCCTTGATGGACGAACACGTGGATGCGGGAACGAAGCTGCTGAGCGAACGTCTGGCCGCCGGTCTGCCACCACGGCTCGACGAAACCCTGCGATTGTTCGTGCGTACCACAATTGATAACCACCGGGAGAATCCTCGTCTGCATCGGGTGTTGTTCGAGGAGGCCCCGAAAGCGCCGGCGTTTCTTGCCCAGTTACGCGAATTGGAGCAGTTCACCGTAAACCTGGCCAATCAGTTACTCCAGCAGCACCCGGACCGCCGAGCCAGTCGACTGACCGCCCACGTCGTCGTCGCGACAATCGATTCGCTGGTGCACCGACTCATCACGTCAGCGGAACCGGCGGATTTTCAAGAAGTCGAGGACGAAATCGTGGCATTGCTCATGGGGTATCTGGAAAGCGGCCCGCGCAACTCGCCAAGTGTCATGGGCCCAGAATGTCCGTGCTGA
- a CDS encoding adenine nucleotide alpha-hydrolase family protein produces MNASHDDSRKTMVTQKVPSMKLTQLRQALDATPTRIVACSGGVDSLLLATVAHRAAREDTIVAHAVTPAVPAAATARVIAQAERENWTLELVRSAEFDDERYLANPRNRCYFCKSHLYSAIGELPTRAGATVLSGANTDDLGEYRPGLIAAEENGVRHPFIEAGYGKEDIRSVARELGLNFAELPASPCLASRLYTDTAVTPSRLRSIEIGEDLVRILTGIDVVRCRLREDVVLIEVTAEDHELVTTDVIDRVATAMRTVEPSLHEVILDDKPYRPGRALKLLA; encoded by the coding sequence ATGAACGCATCACACGACGATTCAAGGAAAACAATGGTTACCCAGAAGGTCCCGTCGATGAAGCTTACTCAGCTGCGGCAAGCCCTGGATGCGACGCCGACCCGCATAGTGGCTTGCAGCGGCGGCGTGGACAGTCTGTTGCTGGCTACTGTCGCCCATCGGGCGGCGCGGGAGGACACGATAGTGGCTCACGCCGTTACACCGGCCGTGCCCGCGGCGGCCACAGCCCGGGTCATCGCCCAGGCTGAGCGTGAGAACTGGACGCTTGAATTGGTCCGTTCCGCGGAGTTCGACGACGAACGTTATCTCGCCAATCCGCGCAACCGCTGCTACTTCTGCAAAAGTCACCTGTACTCGGCGATCGGCGAGCTGCCAACCCGTGCCGGCGCAACGGTGTTGAGCGGCGCCAACACTGACGATCTCGGCGAGTACCGTCCCGGTCTGATCGCCGCCGAGGAGAACGGCGTCCGACACCCCTTCATCGAAGCTGGTTATGGCAAGGAAGACATCCGGTCGGTCGCCCGCGAACTGGGCCTTAATTTCGCGGAGCTTCCAGCGTCACCCTGCCTCGCCAGCCGCCTATACACGGATACCGCCGTGACGCCGTCGCGACTTCGGTCGATTGAAATCGGTGAAGACCTGGTACGGATCCTGACCGGAATCGATGTCGTCCGGTGCCGGTTACGTGAAGACGTCGTGCTAATCGAGGTGACGGCCGAAGACCACGAATTGGTCACCACTGACGTCATCGATCGGGTGGCTACGGCCATGCGGACGGTTGAGCCGTCGCTGCACGAGGTCATCTTGGACGACAAGCCCTATCGTCCCGGTCGCGCCCTTAAGCTGCTCGCGTGA
- the rpsA gene encoding 30S ribosomal protein S1: MPSPTVTSPQVAINDIGTSEDFLAAIDKTIKYFNDGDIVEGTIVKVDRDEVLLDIGYKTEGVIPARELSIKHDVDPNEVVSVGDEVEALVLTKEDKEGRLILSKKRAQYERAWGTIEELKEKDEAVKGTVIEVVKGGLILDIGLRGFLPASLVEMRRVRDLQPYIGKEIEAKIIELDKNRNNVVLSRRAWLEQTQSEVRSEFLNQLQKGTIRKGVVSSIVNFGAFVDLGGVDGLVHVSELSWKHIDHPSEVVQVGDEVTVEVLDVDMDRERVSLSLKATQEDPWRHFARTHAIGQIVPGKVTKLVPFGAFVRVEEGIEGLVHISELAERHVEVPDQVVAVGDDAMVKVIDIDLERRRISLSLKQANEDYTEEFDPAKYGMADSYDEQGNYIFPEGFDAETNEWMEGFDAQRNEWEARYAEAERRHKMHTTQMEKFAAAEAAEHSSGGQSSSSSSSSEKSAGGSLASDAQLAALREKLAGSA; the protein is encoded by the coding sequence ATGCCGAGTCCCACCGTCACCTCGCCGCAAGTAGCCATCAACGACATTGGCACCAGCGAGGACTTTCTCGCCGCAATAGACAAAACGATCAAGTACTTCAACGATGGCGACATCGTCGAGGGAACCATCGTCAAAGTGGACCGGGACGAGGTGCTCCTCGACATCGGCTACAAGACCGAAGGGGTCATCCCCGCCCGCGAGCTCTCCATCAAGCACGACGTCGACCCCAACGAGGTCGTTTCCGTCGGTGACGAGGTCGAGGCCCTGGTTCTCACCAAAGAGGACAAAGAAGGCCGGCTCATCCTCTCCAAGAAGCGTGCGCAGTACGAGCGTGCCTGGGGCACCATCGAGGAGCTCAAGGAGAAGGACGAGGCCGTCAAGGGCACCGTCATCGAGGTGGTCAAGGGTGGTCTGATCCTCGACATCGGGTTGCGCGGCTTCCTGCCCGCCTCGCTGGTCGAGATGCGCCGCGTGCGCGACCTGCAGCCGTACATCGGCAAGGAGATCGAAGCCAAGATCATCGAGCTGGACAAGAACCGCAACAACGTTGTTCTGTCGCGGCGCGCCTGGCTGGAGCAGACCCAGTCCGAGGTGCGCAGCGAATTCCTCAACCAGCTGCAGAAGGGCACCATCCGCAAGGGTGTCGTCTCCTCGATCGTCAACTTCGGCGCGTTCGTCGACCTCGGCGGAGTGGACGGTCTGGTGCACGTCTCCGAGCTGTCCTGGAAGCACATCGACCACCCGTCCGAGGTGGTGCAGGTGGGCGACGAGGTCACCGTCGAGGTGCTCGACGTCGACATGGACCGCGAGCGGGTTTCGTTGTCGCTCAAGGCGACTCAGGAAGACCCGTGGCGTCACTTCGCCCGCACTCACGCGATCGGGCAGATCGTGCCGGGCAAGGTCACCAAGCTGGTGCCCTTCGGTGCGTTCGTCCGCGTCGAGGAGGGCATCGAGGGCCTGGTGCACATCTCCGAGCTCGCCGAGCGTCACGTCGAGGTGCCAGACCAGGTGGTTGCTGTCGGCGACGATGCGATGGTCAAGGTCATCGACATCGACCTGGAGCGTCGCCGGATCTCGTTGTCGCTCAAGCAGGCCAACGAGGACTACACCGAGGAGTTCGACCCCGCTAAGTACGGCATGGCCGACAGCTACGACGAGCAGGGCAACTACATCTTCCCCGAGGGCTTCGACGCCGAAACCAACGAGTGGATGGAAGGTTTCGACGCCCAGCGCAACGAGTGGGAGGCCCGCTACGCCGAGGCCGAGCGCCGGCACAAGATGCACACCACGCAGATGGAGAAGTTCGCTGCGGCGGAGGCAGCGGAGCACAGCAGCGGCGGTCAGTCCTCGTCGAGCAGCAGCTCCTCGGAGAAGTCTGCGGGCGGGTCGCTGGCCAGTGACGCCCAACTGGCGGCTCTGCGGGAAAAGCTCGCCGGCAGCGCTTAA
- the larB gene encoding nickel pincer cofactor biosynthesis protein LarB encodes MTLRYDYARLARIGMPEATFCLNKTTQQLRAIVTELVGRTDNPVLFTRMSDSQYQAVRDLAGNSMDYDSESATSFMHGCLSPREGTVAVVTAGTSDIPVAAEACRTLEFLGFTATRVVDVGVAGLWRLLERVEDIGACDVVIVVAGMDAALASVMGGLTGQPIIAVPTSTGYGAAADGHSALHSMLTSCAQGIAVTNIDNGFGAACAANRILLRLHRK; translated from the coding sequence GTGACCCTTCGATACGACTACGCCCGCCTTGCGCGGATTGGTATGCCGGAGGCGACGTTCTGCCTCAACAAGACGACGCAGCAACTCCGCGCTATCGTCACCGAGCTGGTCGGACGAACCGACAACCCGGTGCTGTTCACGCGGATGAGCGACTCTCAGTACCAGGCTGTCCGGGATCTTGCCGGCAACTCGATGGACTACGACTCGGAGTCGGCAACATCCTTTATGCATGGTTGCCTCTCACCTCGGGAGGGCACAGTGGCCGTTGTGACTGCTGGAACGTCGGATATCCCTGTCGCAGCCGAGGCGTGTCGCACTCTCGAGTTTCTTGGTTTCACAGCCACTCGTGTCGTCGACGTCGGGGTCGCTGGTCTCTGGCGCCTGCTGGAAAGAGTTGAAGACATCGGCGCGTGTGACGTCGTAATCGTGGTTGCCGGAATGGATGCCGCCCTAGCCTCGGTGATGGGGGGGCTTACCGGCCAGCCCATTATCGCCGTACCCACATCGACCGGCTACGGCGCCGCCGCGGACGGACACTCGGCGCTTCACTCGATGCTGACCAGCTGTGCGCAAGGAATTGCCGTGACGAACATCGACAACGGGTTCGGGGCGGCGTGCGCGGCCAACCGAATCTTGCTGAGGCTGCACCGCAAGTGA
- a CDS encoding putative quinol monooxygenase, whose translation MVIVAGFITVDPPRRDNYLASCAEVTRQARRAPGCLDFAITPDPLDPGRVDIFERWVSQRAVDMFRGAGPGDEQQDAIVSAAVYEYEVAAQRRLL comes from the coding sequence ATGGTGATCGTCGCCGGATTCATCACTGTCGACCCGCCGCGGCGCGACAACTACCTGGCCAGTTGCGCGGAAGTGACGCGGCAGGCCCGGCGTGCACCGGGTTGCCTCGACTTCGCGATCACCCCGGATCCGCTCGATCCGGGGCGTGTCGACATCTTCGAACGATGGGTGTCGCAGCGGGCGGTCGACATGTTCCGCGGCGCCGGACCCGGGGATGAGCAACAAGACGCGATAGTTTCCGCCGCCGTCTACGAGTACGAGGTGGCCGCCCAGCGGCGGCTGCTGTGA
- a CDS encoding lipid-transfer protein has product MLMSAPEPLYILGAGMHPWGKWGRDFTEYGVVAARAALAEAGLDWRQIQLVAGADTIRNGYPGFIAGSTFAQKLGWNGVPVSSSYAACASGSQALQSARAHILAGFCDVALVIGADTTPKGAFAPVGGERKNDPDWQRFHLIGAMNPVYFALLARRRMDLYGATSEDFAQVKVKNSQHGLQNPNARYRKESSVEDVLASPVVSDPLRQLDICATSDGAAALIVASAEFARKHLGSLEGVPSVRAVSTVTPQYPQHLPELPDIATDSTAVVPAPKRVFKDQILDAAYAEAGIGPEDVSLAEVYDLSTALELDWYEHLGLCPKGEAEALLRSGDTALGGRVPVNPSGGLACFGEAIPAQAIAQVCELTWQLRGQATGRQVEGARVGVTANQGLFGHGSSVIVAR; this is encoded by the coding sequence CTGCTCATGAGTGCTCCCGAACCGCTGTACATCCTCGGCGCGGGCATGCACCCGTGGGGCAAGTGGGGCCGCGACTTCACCGAGTACGGCGTGGTCGCCGCCCGCGCGGCACTCGCCGAGGCCGGACTGGATTGGCGGCAGATCCAGTTGGTCGCCGGGGCTGACACCATCCGCAACGGCTACCCGGGCTTCATCGCCGGGTCGACGTTCGCGCAGAAGCTCGGCTGGAACGGGGTACCGGTCAGTTCCAGCTACGCGGCCTGCGCCAGCGGCTCACAGGCGCTGCAGAGTGCGCGAGCGCACATCCTGGCCGGCTTCTGCGACGTCGCGCTGGTCATCGGAGCGGACACTACCCCCAAGGGCGCCTTCGCCCCAGTGGGCGGGGAACGCAAGAACGACCCGGACTGGCAGCGGTTCCACCTGATCGGTGCGATGAACCCCGTGTACTTCGCGCTGCTCGCGCGCCGCCGGATGGACCTTTACGGCGCGACGTCGGAGGACTTCGCTCAGGTCAAGGTCAAGAACTCCCAGCACGGCCTGCAGAACCCGAATGCCCGCTACCGCAAGGAATCTTCGGTCGAGGATGTGCTGGCCAGCCCGGTGGTCTCGGACCCATTGCGCCAGCTCGACATTTGCGCGACCTCCGACGGCGCGGCCGCGCTGATCGTGGCCAGCGCCGAGTTCGCCCGCAAGCATCTAGGTTCACTGGAGGGTGTGCCATCGGTGCGCGCGGTCAGCACGGTGACTCCGCAGTACCCGCAACATCTTCCCGAATTGCCGGATATCGCAACGGATTCCACGGCCGTGGTGCCCGCTCCCAAGCGGGTGTTCAAAGACCAGATCCTCGATGCCGCCTATGCCGAGGCCGGTATCGGACCCGAGGACGTCAGCCTGGCTGAGGTCTACGACCTGTCGACGGCGCTGGAGCTCGACTGGTACGAGCATTTGGGGCTGTGCCCCAAGGGCGAGGCCGAGGCGCTGCTGCGGTCCGGCGACACTGCTTTGGGGGGCCGCGTTCCGGTCAATCCGTCGGGTGGGCTGGCCTGCTTCGGGGAGGCCATTCCCGCCCAGGCGATCGCGCAGGTCTGCGAATTGACCTGGCAGCTGCGGGGTCAGGCGACGGGCCGGCAGGTCGAAGGTGCGCGCGTCGGCGTGACCGCGAACCAGGGGCTGTTTGGCCACGGCTCATCGGTGATTGTGGCGCGCTAG
- the polA gene encoding DNA polymerase I: MLLDGNSLAFRAFYALPAENFKTRGGLTTNAVYGFTAMLINLLRDEAPTHIAAAFDVSRQTFRSERYPEYKANRSSTPDEFHGQIDITKEVLKALGITVLAEAGFEADDIIATLATQAENEGYRVLVVTGDRDSLQLVSDDVTVLYPRKGVSELTRFTPDAVVEKYGLTPRQYPDFAALRGDPSDNLPGIPGVGEKTASKWIIEYGSLQGLVDNVESVRGKVGDALRAHVANVVLNRELTELVKDVPLAQTPDTLRLQPWDRDHIHRLFDDLEFRVLRDRLFDTLAAVEPEVDEGFDVRGGALEPGTVAQWLADHAGDGRRAGLTVVGTHLPHGGDATAVAIAAADGDGAYFETATLTPEDDAALAAWLADPDKPKALHEAKQAIHDLRGRGWSLNGVTSDTALAAYLVRPGQRSFTLDDLSLRYLRRELRAETSEQQQLSLLDDDDGSDEQAAQTAILRARAVIDLADALDAELERIDSTALLGDMELPVQRVLAGLESVGIAVDLSMLGDLQSQFADQIRDAAEAAYAVIGKQINLGSPKQLQVVLFDELGMPKTKRTKTGYTTDADALQSLFDKTGHPFLQHLLTHRDVTRLKVTVDGLLNSVAADGRIHTTFNQTIAATGRLSSTEPNLQNIPIRTDAGRQIRDAFVVGKGQYAELMTADYSQIEMRIMAHLSRDEGLIEAFNTGEDLHSFVASRAFGVPIGEVTGELRRRVKAMSYGLAYGLSAYGLSAQLKISTEEAKEQMDQYFARFGGVRDYLMAVVEQARKDGYTSTVLGRRRYLPELDSSNRQVREAAERAALNAPIQGSAADIIKVAMIQVDQAISASGLASRMLLQVHDELLFEVAPGERDRLEKLVRDNMGGAYPLDVPLEVSVGYGRSWDAAAH; the protein is encoded by the coding sequence ATGCTGCTCGACGGCAATTCCCTGGCGTTTCGGGCGTTCTACGCGCTGCCTGCGGAGAACTTCAAGACTCGCGGCGGGCTGACCACCAACGCCGTGTACGGCTTCACCGCCATGCTGATCAACCTGTTGCGCGACGAAGCCCCGACGCACATTGCAGCGGCGTTCGATGTCTCCCGCCAGACCTTCCGCTCGGAGCGTTATCCCGAGTACAAAGCGAACCGGTCCTCGACGCCCGATGAGTTCCACGGCCAGATCGACATCACCAAAGAGGTGCTCAAAGCCCTCGGCATCACGGTGCTGGCCGAGGCCGGTTTCGAGGCCGACGACATCATCGCCACGCTCGCTACCCAGGCCGAGAACGAGGGCTACCGAGTGCTGGTGGTTACCGGGGACCGCGATTCGCTGCAGTTGGTCAGCGACGACGTCACGGTGCTCTACCCGCGCAAGGGCGTCAGCGAACTGACGCGCTTCACCCCGGACGCCGTCGTCGAGAAATATGGCCTGACCCCCCGGCAGTACCCCGATTTCGCCGCCCTGCGCGGCGACCCCAGCGACAACCTGCCCGGCATCCCGGGGGTGGGGGAGAAGACGGCCTCGAAGTGGATCATCGAGTACGGCTCGCTGCAGGGGCTGGTCGACAACGTCGAGTCGGTGCGCGGAAAAGTCGGAGACGCCCTGAGGGCCCATGTGGCCAACGTCGTCCTGAACCGGGAGCTCACCGAGCTGGTCAAGGACGTGCCGCTGGCACAAACCCCCGACACCCTGCGGCTGCAGCCCTGGGACCGCGACCACATCCATCGCCTTTTCGACGACCTTGAGTTCCGGGTTTTGCGGGACCGGCTGTTCGACACGCTGGCCGCCGTCGAACCCGAGGTCGACGAGGGCTTCGACGTGCGCGGCGGCGCCCTGGAACCCGGCACCGTGGCGCAGTGGCTGGCCGACCACGCCGGCGACGGCCGTCGCGCCGGCCTGACGGTGGTCGGCACCCACCTGCCGCACGGCGGCGACGCGACGGCCGTAGCTATCGCCGCCGCCGACGGCGACGGCGCCTACTTCGAGACCGCCACCCTGACGCCCGAGGACGACGCCGCACTGGCGGCCTGGCTGGCCGACCCCGACAAGCCCAAGGCCCTGCACGAAGCCAAGCAGGCCATCCACGACCTGCGCGGGCGCGGGTGGTCGCTGAACGGGGTCACCTCCGACACCGCACTCGCCGCCTACCTGGTGCGGCCCGGGCAGCGCAGCTTCACCCTCGACGACCTTTCGCTGCGATATCTGCGCCGCGAGCTGCGTGCGGAAACATCGGAGCAGCAACAACTTTCGTTGCTTGACGATGACGACGGCAGCGACGAGCAGGCCGCGCAGACCGCGATCCTGCGCGCCCGGGCCGTCATCGACCTGGCCGACGCGTTGGACGCCGAGCTGGAACGCATCGACTCCACCGCGCTGCTGGGCGACATGGAGCTGCCGGTGCAGCGAGTGCTGGCCGGGTTGGAGAGCGTCGGCATCGCCGTCGACCTGAGCATGCTCGGTGACTTGCAGAGTCAGTTCGCCGACCAGATCCGCGACGCCGCCGAGGCCGCCTACGCCGTGATCGGCAAGCAGATCAACCTCGGGTCGCCCAAGCAGTTGCAGGTGGTGCTCTTCGACGAGCTCGGCATGCCCAAGACCAAGCGCACCAAGACCGGCTACACCACCGACGCGGACGCTCTGCAGTCGCTGTTCGACAAGACCGGCCACCCGTTCCTGCAACACCTGCTGACCCACCGCGACGTCACCCGGCTCAAGGTCACCGTCGACGGGCTGCTGAACTCGGTGGCCGCCGACGGCCGCATCCACACCACGTTCAACCAGACGATCGCCGCCACCGGCCGGCTCTCCTCCACCGAACCCAACCTGCAGAACATCCCGATCCGCACCGACGCGGGCCGCCAGATCCGCGACGCGTTCGTCGTGGGTAAGGGCCAGTACGCCGAGCTGATGACCGCTGACTACAGCCAGATCGAAATGCGGATCATGGCGCACCTGTCCCGCGACGAGGGTTTGATCGAGGCGTTCAACACCGGCGAAGACCTGCACTCGTTCGTCGCCTCGCGGGCGTTCGGGGTGCCGATCGGCGAGGTCACCGGCGAACTGCGGCGCCGGGTGAAGGCGATGTCCTACGGGCTGGCCTACGGCCTGAGCGCCTACGGGCTGTCCGCCCAGCTCAAGATCTCCACCGAAGAAGCCAAAGAGCAGATGGACCAGTACTTCGCCCGGTTCGGTGGGGTGCGGGACTACCTGATGGCCGTCGTCGAACAGGCCCGCAAAGACGGCTATACCTCGACGGTGCTGGGCCGGCGGCGTTACCTGCCGGAGTTGGACAGCAGCAACCGCCAGGTGCGGGAAGCCGCCGAGCGGGCGGCGCTCAACGCTCCGATCCAGGGCAGCGCCGCCGACATCATCAAGGTAGCGATGATCCAGGTCGACCAGGCGATCTCGGCGAGCGGGCTCGCTTCACGGATGTTGTTGCAGGTCCACGACGAGTTGCTGTTCGAGGTCGCGCCGGGCGAACGCGATCGGCTCGAGAAGCTGGTGCGCGACAACATGGGCGGGGCATATCCGCTGGATGTGCCGCTTGAAGTGTCGGTGGGGTACGGCCGCAGCTGGGACGCCGCCGCCCATTAA
- the coaE gene encoding dephospho-CoA kinase produces MLRIGLTGGIGAGKSALSNTFSECGGIIVDGDVIAREVVEPGTEGLKSLVDSFGADILRPDGALDRPALAAKAFADEKERRKLNGIVHPLVAKRRAEIIEAVHDDAVVVEDIPLLVESGMAPLFPLVVVVHADVELRVRRLVEQRGMAEEDARARIAAQATDDQRRAVADIWLDNSGSQDDLVLRARDVWHNRILPFAHNLTERRCARAPARLAAVDPTWPDQARRIVNRLKTAGGHRVMRVDHIGSTAVPDLDAKDVIDIQVTVESLDVADELVEPLLAAGYPRLEHITVDTAKADARSTVAGFDHSDDPAWWHKRIHAAADPGRPTNVHVRVAGWPNQQFALLFVDWLKANPGVREDYVTIKRAAEAYGDGDTTRYATAKEPWFLDAYRRAWEWADTTGWKP; encoded by the coding sequence ATGCTGCGCATCGGCCTGACCGGCGGTATCGGTGCAGGAAAGTCGGCGCTGTCGAATACGTTCTCGGAGTGCGGTGGCATCATCGTCGACGGTGATGTCATCGCCCGGGAAGTAGTCGAGCCCGGCACTGAGGGGCTCAAGTCGCTTGTCGACTCCTTCGGTGCTGACATCCTCCGTCCCGACGGTGCCCTGGACCGGCCTGCCTTGGCGGCCAAAGCTTTTGCCGATGAGAAAGAGCGCAGGAAGCTCAACGGCATCGTGCATCCGCTGGTCGCCAAACGCCGCGCGGAGATCATCGAAGCCGTTCACGACGATGCCGTCGTCGTGGAAGACATTCCACTGCTGGTGGAATCGGGGATGGCGCCGCTGTTTCCGCTCGTCGTCGTCGTGCATGCCGACGTCGAATTGCGCGTTCGGCGCCTGGTGGAGCAACGCGGCATGGCCGAAGAGGATGCCCGTGCCCGCATCGCCGCGCAGGCCACCGACGATCAGCGCCGTGCCGTTGCCGACATCTGGCTGGACAACTCGGGTAGCCAGGACGACCTGGTGCTGCGCGCTCGGGACGTGTGGCACAACCGCATACTCCCGTTCGCGCACAACCTCACCGAGCGCCGGTGCGCGCGCGCCCCGGCACGGCTGGCCGCGGTGGACCCGACTTGGCCGGATCAAGCCCGCCGCATCGTCAATCGGTTGAAGACCGCCGGTGGCCACCGGGTGATGCGGGTCGACCATATCGGATCCACGGCAGTGCCGGATCTCGACGCCAAGGACGTCATCGACATCCAGGTGACGGTCGAATCCCTGGACGTGGCAGACGAACTCGTCGAACCGTTGCTGGCCGCCGGTTATCCGCGCCTGGAGCACATCACCGTGGACACCGCCAAAGCCGACGCCCGCAGCACCGTAGCCGGCTTCGACCACAGCGACGATCCAGCGTGGTGGCACAAAAGGATTCACGCCGCGGCCGATCCCGGACGGCCCACCAATGTGCACGTCCGGGTGGCCGGCTGGCCCAATCAACAGTTCGCATTGCTGTTCGTGGACTGGTTGAAGGCCAACCCCGGTGTGCGCGAAGACTATGTGACGATCAAGCGAGCAGCCGAAGCTTATGGAGATGGCGACACCACCCGGTACGCCACCGCCAAGGAACCGTGGTTCCTCGACGCCTACCGGCGCGCCTGGGAGTGGGCCGATACCACCGGCTGGAAGCCCTGA
- a CDS encoding lysophospholipid acyltransferase family protein: MSDAAERRPLSRYPLMVASKLFAMLPAPVADAFLAVVARLVYWRGRAQHLNVLQDFRDNVDPTAQFSTRKWQPVRAMYRALVRNANDAIWFLAAPHGAARRRFGIADPSPIHNALEAGRAAGVGAIVAFPHLGSYAALPIVLALNGLPTTVVANRQRALMQWVITRGAQKAGLELIVVERTGGVSITAAMADAIRRGRIVAIAGDYFRAREGGGKGIEVDLAGIKRPIGPGPALLALRTGALIVPGAVFQHKHEREPVFGEPIPADVPLGGDDQNVRDAVQETSQRVADAIALFIEREPQQWLMPGGLVSDSIGRRR; this comes from the coding sequence ATGTCGGATGCCGCCGAGCGCCGCCCGCTCTCGCGTTACCCGCTGATGGTGGCGTCGAAATTGTTCGCGATGCTGCCTGCCCCGGTGGCCGACGCGTTCCTGGCCGTGGTGGCGCGGCTCGTGTACTGGCGGGGTCGCGCCCAGCATCTGAACGTCCTGCAGGACTTCCGCGACAACGTCGACCCGACCGCACAATTCTCCACCCGCAAATGGCAGCCGGTCCGGGCGATGTACCGCGCGCTGGTTAGGAACGCCAACGATGCCATCTGGTTCCTCGCCGCACCGCATGGCGCCGCTCGGCGGCGCTTCGGAATCGCCGATCCGTCACCCATCCACAACGCGCTGGAAGCCGGCCGCGCCGCCGGGGTCGGCGCCATCGTCGCCTTCCCACACCTTGGCTCGTACGCGGCGCTGCCGATCGTGCTGGCGCTCAACGGGTTGCCCACGACGGTGGTCGCCAATCGGCAGCGTGCGCTTATGCAGTGGGTGATCACGCGCGGGGCCCAGAAGGCCGGGCTGGAGTTGATCGTCGTCGAACGCACCGGAGGGGTCAGCATCACGGCGGCGATGGCAGATGCCATCCGGCGCGGCCGTATCGTCGCGATCGCCGGCGACTATTTCCGGGCACGTGAAGGCGGCGGTAAAGGCATCGAAGTGGATCTGGCCGGTATCAAGCGGCCGATCGGCCCGGGGCCGGCGCTACTGGCCCTGCGGACCGGCGCGTTGATCGTCCCGGGGGCGGTGTTCCAGCACAAACATGAGCGTGAACCCGTTTTCGGCGAGCCGATCCCTGCGGATGTCCCGCTCGGCGGGGACGATCAGAACGTCCGGGATGCGGTGCAAGAGACCTCGCAGCGGGTTGCGGACGCGATCGCTCTCTTCATCGAGCGTGAGCCGCAGCAGTGGCTGATGCCCGGCGGGCTGGTGTCGGATTCGATCGGGCGCCGCCGCTGA